GCCCGAGCCGTCCGCGTTCATCACGAAGATGTGGTAGTAGAGGCCGCCCTCGACCAAGGCACCGCTGGCCCAGGCGATCTTCGTCCCATCCGCGTTCCAAGCGGGGGTGTAGTCGGCCTTGTCTGCGCTATTGGTCAGGTTCAGCTTGCCCGAGCCGTCGAGGTTCATGACGAAGATCTCGTTGAAGGTGGCAGGTGCGGGTGGAGCCGATAGTACCAAGCGCTGTCCGCTGGGCGGCGGACCGCTCGAGGGTGTTGCCGTCGGTGTGGGGGTGGAGGTTGGCGGCGCACCGGTAGCGGTGGCGGTGCTGGTGGCGATCGAGGTCGGGGTAGGAGTAGGCGAACCATCACCGGTGGTGATCGAGCCGGAGTAGACGTCGGTACCGATTGCGACCGTAAGCGTGCCGCTACCTCCGGGTAGCGCCGGCAAGGTGCCGCTGACGGTGACGCTGGTGTCGTTGTAGGTCCCGGTCAGCGAGAAGGCTCCGGTGTCCAAGTTGACACTGCCGGTGATGGAGACGGTTCCGATCACCGCCGCCGCAGCGGCATCGGAGTCGGCGCAAGCGGCGGCACCGGCGCCGTCGGTGATCGTCAGCGTGCCGGTGGCGTGTCCGTCTGATTGAACGACCAGGTTGACCTTGCCGACCTGGCTGCCGCTGAGCGCCACCGTACCATAGAACTGGCCGGTGAAGGGGCAACCGGTAAGCGCCGCGTTCACTGCCGCGACTAGCTCATCGACGGTGACCTCGCCGTCGTTGCCGGTGTCGAAGCTCGCGCATTGGCTGAGCGGCGTAGTCCCGAGGGCGATGTTCACTCCCAGCACCAGCTCGTCAACGGTGACCTCGCCATCGCCG
The window above is part of the Deltaproteobacteria bacterium genome. Proteins encoded here:
- a CDS encoding PD40 domain-containing protein, with product MTKLTTAFALLIAAAMFAASAHAGCVGDCGGDGEVTVDELVLGVNIALGTTPLSQCASFDTGNDGEVTVDELVAAVNAALTGCPFTGQFYGTVALSGSQVGKVNLVVQSDGHATGTLTITDGAGAAACADSDAAAAAVIGTVSITGSVNLDTGAFSLTGTYNDTSVTVSGTLPALPGGSGTLTVAIGTDVYSGSITTGDGSPTPTPTSIATSTATATGAPPTSTPTPTATPSSGPPPSGQRLVLSAPPAPATFNEIFVMNLDGSGKLNLTNSADKADYTPAWNADGTKIAWASGALVEGGLYYHIFVMNADGSGKTDLMPANRGDARHPSWSPDGTKIVFQDLGRIAVIDADGSGEHTIISEHRGLGAPDWSSDGGKIAFVARLHLPSGNSGHNDDDEIYVMNPDGSSPTRLTNNTYQDEFPAWRPDGNKIAFGQIRPGVIRVHLINPDGSGDSEINLGFFGGSNVAWSQDGSQFAYHNLLGLHVVNADGSGDVTVTNDLSLTEFDLK